In Lolium perenne isolate Kyuss_39 chromosome 5, Kyuss_2.0, whole genome shotgun sequence, the sequence AATCTAgatgctatttagtgtctagatacatccagatTTAGACAAACTTTGGGCATCTATTTATAGATGGAGGGAGTAGCTTTTTTTTAATTAAAGAGCTCTCGCTCCCAATTTCATTGAAATGAAACCAAATGGtatccagcatattacaattccCTCCCACTTGACGTACTCCTCAGCTCCAGGATACAAAAAATTCATACAAGCTACTTCATAGTAATAAATAGCTAGCAACAAAGGCATCATTCTGTTAATCAGTTTATTAACCAGGGCACTTAGATTGGTAGGTAGATATTGCATACCCCACCTTCGACGACAACACACGAATGTAAACGTCCCAATATATCAAGAACAAACGACTGAACTGGAATTAACGCAGCTAGGGTGAGCACAACATATACGTATTGTTATTGGTCGCCGAGTTGCCGATCATCAGTAGTGGTGAGTAATGTCCTGCATGCGTGCGCTGCACGCACGGTTGGGTAGTCAGAATGCCTTGATGTAGCCCCTGCGCGGGGTGGGCGTCCCGATCTCCAGCTCCATCTTCTGCAGCTCCGCCAGCACCGGCAGCGTGCTCACCGTGAGCATCGCCACTGCCGGGTGGCTGCTCGCCGACGCCTCGGCCACCGCCTGATCCGCCGCTtcctccgccgctgccgccgtgTCGGCCGCGTCATCGATGGACGTCGGCAGGACCAGCGCCGACGTGCCGGGCTTCCGGTAGCAGAAGTAGAGCGTCATCTGGGCGATCCCGAAGAAGAAGCCGCCGACGTTGGGGAGGGTGACGTAGATGTCCTTGGTGAAGAGGCCGTAGAAGAACCATGCGACGGCGCTGAGGGTcaggaagaaggagagggagaagGGCATGTACTCGGCGCTCTTGGTCTTGATCACCACGAACTGCATCCAAAGAACATGAACCTGGATTGTCAGACAGATCATCTGACATCGACGGCCTCACTCAAACATGTAGAATAATGGCTTACGATGACGCTGAGGGGCGCGACGAAGACGGCCATGGAGAAGGCGAGGCAGACACTCCCAAGAACCTTGACGCGGTTGGGCTGCGGCACGAGGAAGACggtgacggcgacgatgagggagAAGGCGGCGACGTTGAGGAGGAGGAAGGAGGCGAGGGTGCGGAGCCTGGCGGCCTTGGGCGCGTAGATCAGGTACATGAGGATGTAGGCGGACTCCACCACGCAGCCGAAGGCGTTGATGGTCAGCAGCGGGCTGGAGTTTGTCTTGACAAGCCCGTACAGGATCCACAGCGCGCAGCTGAAGAGCGCCACCACGTACGGCACCGAGCTGAACCCCTCCGTCGACTTCTTACGGTATACCCGAAGGAACGTCGGCCTGTGCATTCatgtatgtgtgcattcagtcagAAAAGGTACTAATCAAACTCATGCCGATCATGATCACagcagaaaatgctaaagaatgtAATCCGAATGTGTTACACATACATCGGGGCGAGGAACACCAGGAAGGAGATGATGTTCCCTGAaggaaaaaggaagaagaaatgGCAATTTATGTCAGTAAGATTCATGTCAGAAAACAAGGGTTTGTGAACTTATGTAGTACCAAGCGAATACATGCATGGTCAACACTTGCATGTCAACACCTCAACAGCATGCATGCCTACCTACCTAGGATGCCAAAGACAGAGGCCCACGGGTGAACCATGGAGAAGAGCGCTGCCATCCTGACCACACGAGCAACCGACTTAACCAGCTAGTGTAAGACACCGTAAGAAGATCAATGGAGATCGACGAAAGTCCGAATGTGTTATATCTCTGTCTGTTCTTCTCCTTCGCAGCTAACTCAGCGAAGGCAATGCTTGTGTGGTCTTTCCTAGGGGAACGGGTCATGTTTATATAGCAGAGGGCCTCGACCCCACTCCTCTCTCCGGCCAGCTAGCCCTCTACCATCGATGACTAGTGGAATTCCAGGGCAACATTATGCTAGCTGCGGCCACCATTGGTGAAAAGTTCAGAATGCAAGTGTGTGTCTGTGGCTCTCCGCCGCGTGTATCAGCATTTGGACATTACCAGAAACCAAAAGGCTGATCAGTTACTGCCATACTACATGTACCACGTGTAAGCACGTAGCCCTTACGAGGACATGTGATAGAATTTGAAGTACAGTAGTACTACCATATACAAACGTGCACATTACATGACTGATCTACAGCTAGCATGCAGTTAATCATTTCTGGAAATTCGGCGTGTACAATAGCAATGCCATGATGCAGACTTGGTGTTACTACTGTGTGTCCGTTCACTGAACATGCACCCAAACCAGTGGATCCATGATCTGAATCACCAACAGAATATGATCGACATATCCCACTCAAAAGATACGCATGCAGCTACGGGTAGCTGAAACAGAAACTTGCAGTGGCCGGCGTAGTCAGGattaggcattttctgtttcggtGCATCTGTGGCCTAACTCACAGCTAGACTCGCCAAGGGCAGTCACCTTACTTCAAACTTTTATTAGACGCGTTCGATGAATTTATCAGATAGTGAAAGGGTTTAAAATTTGCATCTGCTTTAGTGTTGTTTCATTGGGTTTAATTGTGTTTCAAAATCCACCCCGACGTTTCATTGTGCTTCTAAGTTCAGATACTGAATCTTGTCAAACCAAACCCATTTTAAAAGACACCATCGATAGAAATAGACTAAATCAAATGGGATGTTAATCTAATCACATGGGGCACCTTCAAATTTAGGAATGAAAATTAATTCGGTGTTCTAATTGATTGGAGAGTGAGTGCTAGTGGTGTCGCAGGCATAGTATCATGTACATGAAAAAATGCAGAAAGATACTTTCATGTGTCATACCTTAGGGTTCTTTTCCCGGCGAGATTTCTGAAATCTCACCGAAAACTGGTTATTCCGGTTACCACAGAGAAATCTTTGTATCGAACGAAATATACTGGTATTTATACAATTTgctcaattttttttaaaaaagagaAATTTTGGACAAATGTATAAAAAATTTGACAAATTTCGGACAGTATTATGACTGGTATTTCTGAAAACCAGCAATACCGATGCCCACCGTTATTTTTTGGCAACCGAGAAAAAATATCTTGGTCATACCACAATAAAATCATCAACGGTTGCATGCATGGTATATATATAGCTAGCGTGCATGATACAGAGCATTTATCTCACCGTCATACATACTCATCCGCTTAGTAGTTGGCCCGTGCACAATAGTACAACATACTGTTATGCAAGTTCATATCGTTCCACAAGTGCAAAACTGTCAAGCGTGAATTCacaggcaaggacaatgttggagATAAACCCGAATCATCCTTGTACTAGTGGAGAAACTGCTTTGGACTTTCTCCAACACATCTAAAGTTGCTCAACTTGGTGCCTTCTGTATCAAAGAGAGAAGTGCATTACAATTACCCGTCGCCATCTCGATTAAGTTACCCATCACCATCGATATCGTCCGAtaggcatgcatgcatgcatgcacgaacgtggggttttttttttttgaaaaacacACGTTATTAATTTATCTCGTGATTTTTGGTCTCGACTTTGATCTCTATTATATCTTTACTACTACATCATATCGAGTGGGAGCAAGGTTAGCTGGCACGGAGAGACGTACGTAACATGTATAATAGAGTTCGCGCGTGCGTGCCAATTGTGTATATGCATGTACGGGTCTTTTCTAGCTCGTTGCAACTGGCAAGGTGAAGAAACAGAAATGCTTGGGTGCTAGTTTCACTGGCATCGATCGATTCACAACTTCACAAGTGCCTGATGATCTATCAACAGTCATCTAGCAGTATGCTGACGATGGCCGAGTTGATGTGATCATCACGTACGTGAATAATGCAGCCGCAGGGCACAAAGTGCCGGCTTTctccgagagagagagagatcggtcGACCGGCCGGGTGGCGAAGTTGATGATGGTGACGGAATGCATTGGGTTGGTCAAGCAAGGTAGTAGTGGGGTTCGTCGTGTGCAACTAACCTCGGAGAATCTCTGCCGGCGATCGAGATCGATCATCCAGCAAGTGGTCGAGGCGAAAATCTAACTCTACATATACGTGGGTGTCCCGGTCTTATCTGGGACCGTCCATCGTCCTTCCAGATTCGTGCATGCTTTACACAAAACACCTCAGAGTTACAGTCATCTATCATTTCTAACAAAGCCCTTCTATTTTAGTGAATTCACGGACTTGTCCACGATTCGTTTAGGAAACCATACACACGAATAAAAAGATAGAAGCAAATAAACTCCGACCAGAAATTTGGGGCAAATGATAACCACACGGAAAATCTGGCCAGAACTTTTGGGAGAAATTGTATGTAACAGATTTCGGATCTGTGGTATTTTTCATGCTTAGATTCCTTGAACCAAATTCGTACAGTATTAATGCAGATTTTCTTTCCAATACATATACGAGCTGGATCTGGACCTATTCTAACACACATATACGAGCTGGACCATGAAATAGAAAAGAATGGAAGAGCAAATGACCAGATTGTGTTACGAGGAAAATAGGAAAGAATGAAAGGGCGGAATAATTCTATCAAGAATCACCGAAATACATCCCGAACTAGACCATGAACATACCAAAAACTAACTAGAATTGGAAAAGGAAGCAAGCCAGGTTGAAAGAAATGGAAGAGAACATCGGCCTAGAGGCCGCCGCCTCCTCACTTCTGGCCGCCAGTTGCCGTTCCTCTTCCAGTCGGCGGCTACAGCTTGCATGAGCGCACGCCACCGGCGAAGAGGTGCGGCGGCGTCACGAGGGCGGCGAGCTTCCCGAGTGTTCACCATCTCGTCCTGATCGACATTGGCGACGGAGCATGGCGGTGGTGGGCAAGAGCAGGGCCGCCGATCTCTTCTAAATCAGGGACTGGATGGGTCTCTAGCAAGAAGCTCATCCAGCGGCGGCCGGATCTGGTCGGCTCGAGCCTGGGGACGGCCATGGTGGAGGAGGATGGTGGCAGCAGGAGAAGATAAGGCAGGTGGAGAGGTTGAGAGAGAATCGGGAGAGGCAGACAAGTTGGACATGTCCACCTTCGTGTCCATAAGGGAGTGATTGTGTACTATGTACAGGTTTAAATTGCAAAAACAACTGCACGAATCTTGACGTACTGGTTACCGTTGGATAAGACTGGGACGCCCACGACTATGTAGAATCACTGCGTTGTGGTCGAGGTGGAGATTGTCTACTGTGCTGCGTACTGAGGCAAAACTGCGTCACTTGCATAATGGTCTCTCAGCAAGATGTGCGTGGGGTAAAAGCGGCCGGATCGAGCTAGCTAGCTGATTAATTTCCACTGCTCCCTTCCTTCACCAATCCAATGTAAGATCTTTTAGTTTTTTTTTCATAAATGCGTGTATGTAAACTCGTTTTAATCTGTAGATTAACTTTATTTTGGCACGCATCTGGTTTATTTTGAAATATCTGATAAATTTTACATTAGTAAACAACGGAAGTACTAAACTGAGTGATTTGTCTCCGAAAAAAAAAACTAGTGAAGTGAGTGCGGCAAGAAAAACTTACTTTCCTCGAGATTGCAGAGTCCGGCCAATGATACTTCATATGTCTTGTTTTCGTTAAGAAGAGGAGCATACACGACAACTTTTTATGTAAATAATATGGCAAAAATAGTTGCACACAAGAGAAATAAGACATGCATCATCTTCAAGCTTGACATCCGTAAGGCTTTGACTTCATTGGAAACATATTTTTAACTTAGTTCAAAGAGGCTTCCCTAGTAGATTTCGTGATTGGATTGCCATCATATTCACCACCTCTTCCTCGCGGATCCTTCTCAATGGGGTGGCCGGACCTCCGTTCCCTCATGGCCAAGGCTTTCGGCAAGGCGATTCACTATCGCCCCCTTCTCTTTGACAATGGAATTGACCCCCTacaattgaaagtgcatggagccccatgtgtggttttggtaattaatgacaatccctatggactaatgtttgcattgagttatatttgtaggagttgtccataggcaatgcttgaaccatatgttggcttcaagattgcaataagaacCAAATGAAGAAgaacaagtgtcaagtatgtcttgaagaggaagatgaagatgaagtgagctctcaaggttaacttcaagacatcaacgaaatgaagtgcaagttcaagatgagccaactcgaagagatcataagcttgaagctcaagattgcaataagaagcaaatgaagaagatcaagtgtcaagtatgtcttgaagatgaagatgaagtgagctctcaaggttaacttcaagacatcaacgaaatgaagtgcaaattcaagatgagccaactcgaagagatcataagcttgaagcttgccatgaagaaatgaaatgcaagttcaagatgagacatcttgaagagatcctttgattgactcttgccatccatatggtgatcatggatatgtgaagttgcgccgaagaagaagctctcccatggtggtttatgggggagcaatctacaagacttcgtcaagcaagcacaagcaagaaaggcgttccatcttgttgcggtcaagatcgtcatcatcgagctcaagtggaatgcgcaagtataaggtttgctcttgatagggtttctttctcaccggtctcatagtgtagttggagactggtttatagtttagttgccgtactatcaagagggctctcgagtgagtaactcgatcgtatccttcggagagctcaaacctttgcatccttgcatcatccttcttggttgttatttgtatcttatccatatggtgttttagagctgtgcttattctcattacaagctctagttcatcgaaaatggattccgcatgaatcactttttgcgttttcgatattggagtttttctcggtttctcgtattgagaggtttcactctaaaatacatagaaaaacataacccacttgttcttaagcttttcactctttgtggggtagctcttgacatcttctttacaacaaaattggtttcacctaaatccgagtttcctaactcaagttgttgcattttcgaggttggaggttttaccggcatgtctttttttagataggtcaaacctttcatcatttattactatcctaccttactggactattatgattccctgcatgatcttgtagagcttgttactagctttgaAACGAGCCCAAAAtcgtcaaaatcggagtccggatgcaaaagttattcaagtttccgtgaagccgttttttggccggaagttggccggaagttctggccggaacttccgccctacttccggtgaacttccgaaaatggcgattctgcacgcagaaaacataccgggagaattccgggggggggggggggcctacttcacccggaagttggccggaacttccggggggcggaagttccgccccaaatgaccggaagttccggttttgacgagttttgtgcataacgggcagatttctcttgccctatttaagggggttttcttccccaaagtttcccaaccgtttgagctcgtttttgcctccattgttgaccttctttgagcttgctatctccctctccctcccatgaatcttgcatctatttgagagaaagatagaggagatctagatctacatcttgaccaaccaaatccctctctttgtgaggggaatccactagatctagatcttggagaaatttagtgttcctcctcctatttgttcttcctctcttattcccccaattgcttttgtagctttgttggaatttgagagataagtacttgagcatctttgtggtgttcttgccattgcatttggtgcatcggtttgagttctccatggtgattcgtggaagtgaaagcaataaacttgttactcttgggttcttggaaccctagacggatttgaggcctttgtggcgatttcttgggagcctccaattaagttgtggatgcgtgccccaagctttgtgtaaggcccggtttccgcctcgaaggaaatcccttagtggaaccgtgacctaggcctttgtggcgagggtcaccggagatttaggtgaggtgccttcgtggcgttcggtgtgtggtgtgagtaccgcatcttggggtgaggcctttgtggcgttggtgtgcatcgagcaaccacacctcaaggtgatcctcttgtggcgttcgggagcactaagccaccgcacctctccaacggagattagcactcgcaagagtgtgaacttcgggataaatcatcgtctcccgcgtgcctcggttatctctatacccaagctctttacttatgcactttaccttgtgatagccatcgtgcttgaagttatatatatcttgctatcacataagttgcttgtattgcttagcataagttgttggtgcacataggtgaacccttgcttagaataagttgttggtgcacataggtgaaccatagtatatagctaggctttgggcttgacaaagtaaacgctagttttattccgcatttgttaaacccatctcgtaaaagttttaaaccacctattcaccccccctctaggcgacatccgtgtcctttcaattggtatcagagcaaggtctctcattcttaggcttcactgccttgagagtaaagatgtcggttaggggattagcgcacaataacttgtttatattttatggcacaaattatgatctatggaaaatttatgtgcttaaaatcttacggggtatgtccccggacatggagcgatttcttggcatgggtttttcttctcctaaggatcctcaaaatttatctcttgaggaggagaaaaactcttgcctcgatgctcttgcttctcatgtgttttccattgttgtgagcaatgtagttacttcatcaatcatgccttttgggagctctcatgaattatggacaaagcttcaagacaaatatgatgtgtccaatattattaaggatgattgtattgcttccacttccgaccgtgatgagttctcatcttcatccacttcaccaatgtatgGCAATACACaaagtaatgatatggtgagtggtgatggaaattgcaatgtcggtattgagcttactattgatgatccttcatctatatctcattgcaatggttcatctttggacttaaacacatctagcactagaaatgatttacatgcttgtgttgatattccttgcatatcatgtgtaagttgcttgaataaatctaatgatgatatgcttactttgtcttgtggccatgataaaaatgcttctatttcctctagttgttgtgtgactaacattgtagaggaaaccaaagattctattggtcaagacaagatcttgaaaggagcctcaagtaactcctcatctttatctcacggttctcatatgtgccttatggccaagggttccacggtaactcctaccatggaacctcatacttctcgtggtgataaggatgaggatgtttatgaagaagagtattgggttgtctctctacgcgataagggtaagagtgtattcaaggttatttgcaaagataaaattgcttgctctcacttctttgaaagcttgactaccgctattgagatccaaaaacttatttggatgcatgagaacaccattgataaaaagggtgctcttgaatgtgagtacgccaatgatgtggcatctctaaaggatgaacttgaagaagaacaaaccaccaaggaagctcttgaggaaacctttgctctagaattgtctagagaaaaggaaaaccatgatagagctcttgagatggcaaatgaactaaagctaaaaaatgataagcttgtgtttgttaatgctaaactccttgaggattttgagcaactcaaaagggctcaagggtcattgagagtgcacTCGCTAAACTCACCGAATCGCATGAGAAACTTAAAGATtcgtatctaaaagagcatgcaaacttgccttctcctattgctaataataatgatgcttgtgctactaactctacttcttgtgaagcatctatcttgaaggagaatgttgagctaaggtctcaacttgatttgctaactaccaattatgggaaattggaagaaaatcatggaaagctttctagctcccatgaggatcttctagcctctcatgataggctaaagttagctcatgaggctatcatatctaaggcaacaccttgtgagcctcatgtgggtactagcactactactcaaaatgttacattgccatgtgctagtcctagtaattcatccactcataatattgctaaatcttgtgatgaattatcttccttgccttcttgctctaacaatgaaggttctatttcctctagtacttgtgttgttactaaccatgtagaggaaatcaaagagctcaaggcccaagtcacttctttgaagaatgacttggtaaaaaatcatgaagggaaatgcaaacttgacacgatgttgagtgtgcaacaatcccccaatgacaagtgtggacttggattcaaatccaacaacaagaacaagtccacgaacaacaataagaagaagggccaagtacaagtcaaagacccggccaagattgtttgcttcaagtgcaaaattgaagggcatcatgttagatcttgccctttgaagaagaagcaaaaagggaagcggcctcaagctcaaactcacatTCAAcatcaagttgaagaaattccacttcccaagaagaatcaagccaatgctcccattgtggagaaatctagtgagacgaaggagaagaaaagaacttgctacatatgccgtgagaagggccacatctcctccttttgcactattggtacctcatccaaatctatcaccattgatgatgtttattctcttcgtaaggatgagggtggcaatgtgtttgccaaatttgttggtgctcaaagtggtgtcaagaaaagaaccatttgggttgccaagcctattgtgactaacctcttaggacccaacttagttggggaccaacaatccaaaacttgatcaataggtgcttgttggagggcattggagacttggctacatcatgaagaattaagggatcttcatcatttatattatataaAGCCAAGtattttgattatcttgctactatcatatatccaatgttcctccttgcggtaacatgttctcaactcatttatattgaaagttacccgcccctttgcatgtgttagttttgttcctaacatgtgtttgtatatgttgtgcttcctaattgttttgcttgagaaatcaagtctatgcatgttgggttgcacaccatgtatttgtgtttgtgttggagcctctttgcatcttgttgtatcttatatggctcttatgagcgattaatggactatcccattttggaggagtgatattcctttgggaatttcatgatcctaacaatgtgtgtacatgaggagtatcacttagaattgatattgcaagattatctagtctctatgtggtatgtcatcttcatgggaaattcaaattctaatgtccattaatatctctagttggatcttattagcctcttgtgaaaataaattccttatcacattatgggggagtaataatctttgtgcatattacaagcctagaaaatgtgaacatttgaggttgtgtcacatataattgatatcgtaaattatctatctcctatgtggcatgtttgctcaaacaagctccaatttgcttaaatagcttcattgctaatatctttgtggatcttatttgtgaaagtttttcttggcatggtttttcacaacgtgtccctcaatacatttttggaaaaccatgtgcttcaagtcatactattaattgctttgcatgttggtatgaatactattaattgctttgcatgttggtatgactaaatgaagcaatcaaaaaactttctttgcatgatggttgatacgtccattttgcatcactattttatatcataatttgctgttattcattgatatatttcatatttagaggtgat encodes:
- the LOC127302336 gene encoding bidirectional sugar transporter SWEET11 encodes the protein MAALFSMVHPWASVFGILGNIISFLVFLAPMPTFLRVYRKKSTEGFSSVPYVVALFSCALWILYGLVKTNSSPLLTINAFGCVVESAYILMYLIYAPKAARLRTLASFLLLNVAAFSLIVAVTVFLVPQPNRVKVLGSVCLAFSMAVFVAPLSVIFVVIKTKSAEYMPFSLSFFLTLSAVAWFFYGLFTKDIYVTLPNVGGFFFGIAQMTLYFCYRKPGTSALVLPTSIDDAADTAAAAEEAADQAVAEASASSHPAVAMLTVSTLPVLAELQKMELEIGTPTPRRGYIKAF